The following coding sequences lie in one Rickettsia hoogstraalii genomic window:
- the obgE gene encoding GTPase ObgE, producing the protein MNFIDEVKIYIKGGNGGNGCVSFHREKFIDRGGPDGGDGGRGGSVIFRSNHHLNTLVNYRYKQHFTAENGENGKGSNRSGKSGKSLVLDVPIGTQIFSEDGNILLHDFTEDDQSFEIIKGGSGGLGNSHFKTSVNQAPRKRTEGEIAEEMWIHLSLKLLSDVGLVGLPNVGKSTFLSVVTAAKPKIADYPFTTLVPNLGVVYVDDEEFVIADIPGLIEGAHQGHGLGDKFLKHIERCNVLIHLIDGSSNDVVADYNTVRLELESYSDYLKNKIEIICLNKCDVLTDEEVQEKINELRKVTNKEVFPISTYTNLGVNKIVKLALKTIKNQE; encoded by the coding sequence ATGAATTTTATTGATGAAGTTAAAATATATATAAAAGGTGGAAACGGCGGCAATGGTTGCGTTAGTTTCCATCGTGAGAAATTTATTGACAGAGGCGGACCGGACGGTGGTGACGGTGGACGTGGCGGTAGTGTTATTTTCAGGAGTAATCACCATCTTAATACGCTAGTAAATTATCGATATAAACAGCATTTTACCGCAGAAAACGGCGAAAACGGTAAAGGTTCAAATAGAAGCGGTAAATCAGGAAAATCGTTAGTTCTTGATGTTCCCATCGGTACTCAAATCTTTTCCGAGGACGGCAATATATTATTGCATGACTTCACTGAGGATGACCAAAGCTTTGAAATAATTAAAGGAGGAAGCGGCGGTCTTGGCAACAGTCATTTCAAAACGTCGGTTAATCAAGCTCCAAGAAAGCGTACGGAAGGCGAAATTGCTGAAGAAATGTGGATTCATTTAAGCTTAAAACTCCTTTCTGATGTTGGGCTTGTGGGGTTGCCAAATGTCGGTAAATCTACTTTTTTATCGGTTGTAACGGCAGCCAAGCCTAAAATTGCCGATTATCCCTTTACTACTTTAGTGCCGAATCTTGGAGTGGTGTATGTTGATGACGAAGAGTTTGTTATAGCCGATATTCCAGGCTTGATTGAGGGGGCTCATCAAGGTCACGGGCTTGGCGATAAATTCTTAAAGCATATAGAAAGATGTAATGTATTAATACATTTAATAGACGGCTCTAGTAATGATGTAGTGGCAGATTATAATACAGTACGTCTTGAGCTTGAATCATATTCCGATTATCTAAAAAATAAAATCGAAATCATATGTCTTAATAAATGTGATGTTCTTACCGATGAGGAAGTACAGGAAAAAATAAATGAATTACGAAAAGTTACTAATAAAGAAGTTTTTCCTATCTCTACCTATACTAATCTAGGGGTAAATAAAATAGTTAAACTAGCTTTAAAGACTATAAAAAATCAGGAGTAA
- a CDS encoding lysozyme has translation MRQKLNRGEYLNAANELLCWVHAKDRVKLQGLVKLR, from the coding sequence TTGCGGCAGAAGTTAAACCGAGGCGAGTACCTGAATGCTGCCAATGAATTACTGTGTTGGGTGCATGCTAAAGACAGGGTTAAGCTGCAAGGCTTAGTGAAACTTCGGTAA
- a CDS encoding type II toxin-antitoxin system Phd/YefM family antitoxin — MKTIGMFKTKTHLPELIKEVEAGEELCITNRGRKVAVIIPIDKYYKKKYANIFQEFAELKKRAPLGTVDDILEMKNLGRK; from the coding sequence ATGAAAACTATTGGAATGTTCAAAACAAAAACTCACCTACCAGAACTAATTAAAGAGGTAGAAGCAGGAGAAGAATTATGCATAACAAATAGAGGAAGAAAGGTAGCAGTGATAATTCCTATAGATAAATATTATAAGAAAAAATACGCCAATATATTTCAAGAATTTGCAGAACTTAAAAAACGTGCACCTTTAGGCACTGTAGATGATATTTTAGAGATGAAAAATTTAGGTAGAAAATGA
- a CDS encoding DUF167 domain-containing protein, whose amino-acid sequence MNKFYNYNSSSHQVLLYLKVKPNSKQNLINDFVIINNIPYLKLSIKAPPEQGKANEEIINYLTKEWKLSRSNIEIIKGHTHSLKTILIKNIDEDYLNLIINSYIK is encoded by the coding sequence ATGAATAAATTCTATAATTACAATTCTTCTTCACATCAGGTTTTACTTTATCTTAAAGTAAAACCTAATTCTAAACAGAATCTAATTAACGATTTTGTAATCATCAATAATATCCCATATCTAAAATTATCTATAAAAGCACCACCGGAACAAGGTAAAGCTAATGAAGAAATCATAAATTATTTAACAAAAGAATGGAAATTATCACGTAGTAATATCGAAATTATTAAAGGTCATACTCATAGCTTAAAAACGATATTGATAAAAAATATTGACGAAGACTATTTAAATTTGATTATTAATTCCTATATTAAATAA
- the htpG gene encoding molecular chaperone HtpG, producing MTQEKKKFDAEVGKILNLMIHSLYSNKEIFMRELISNASDACDKLRYLSQSNSELVAGDSNFKITVKVDKDKRQIIIRDNGIGMNKDDLIENLGTIARSGTANFLKSLSGDSKKDNMLIGQFGVGFYSSFMVADKVLVTSRKAGEDKVHVWESDGLGEYTVSDLDEEFTRGTEIVLHIKKEEDTFLDHFRLKHIVKSYSDHIAVPIYFFDEAGNNEIQLNSASALWTRPKSEITEEQYKEFYKSLSYAIDDPWITLHNKNEGAIEFTNLLFIPSSKTFDLFHPDRKRRVKLYIKRVFISDENIDLIPSYLRFLRGVVDSEDLPLNISRESLQHNSVLEKIKNAITKRVLSELRKKKEESPEEYNKFWANFGGALKEGLCEATTDHEKLLEVCIFRSALHNKMISLDEYIANFKEGQNIYYLSGDNPDKLLSSPQIEGLLSKNIDVLLFTDTVDDFWVNVNSEYKGHAIKSATRSDIDVEQTTSQSEEKNADSKKSDDEYKSLTDYFKETLGELVKEVKISKKLTSSPACLAVSDAAMDIRMERFLIEQKQIAAASAKNLELNPKNKIIEKIFNDLKANNKNNEELVNLIFDQACILEGEPIADTGAFSKRLNDIVQKAIL from the coding sequence ATGACACAAGAAAAAAAGAAATTTGACGCCGAGGTTGGCAAGATTTTAAATTTAATGATTCACTCTCTTTATAGTAATAAAGAGATTTTTATGAGGGAGTTAATTTCTAATGCTTCGGATGCTTGCGATAAATTACGTTATTTATCTCAAAGTAATAGTGAATTAGTAGCTGGCGATAGCAATTTTAAAATTACGGTTAAAGTCGATAAAGATAAAAGACAAATAATCATCCGTGATAACGGTATCGGCATGAATAAAGACGATTTAATTGAAAATCTCGGTACTATTGCAAGATCAGGTACGGCAAATTTTCTTAAAAGCCTTTCCGGTGATTCTAAAAAAGACAATATGTTAATCGGTCAGTTTGGTGTTGGATTTTATTCAAGCTTTATGGTAGCTGATAAAGTGCTTGTCACCTCAAGAAAAGCTGGTGAGGATAAAGTGCATGTTTGGGAATCAGACGGGCTTGGTGAATATACCGTCTCAGATTTAGATGAAGAGTTCACAAGAGGCACGGAAATCGTTTTACATATCAAAAAGGAAGAAGATACATTCCTTGATCATTTTAGATTAAAACACATCGTTAAAAGCTATTCCGATCATATAGCAGTACCGATATATTTCTTTGATGAAGCCGGTAATAATGAAATCCAGCTTAATTCAGCTTCTGCATTATGGACAAGACCGAAATCAGAAATTACGGAAGAACAATATAAAGAATTCTATAAAAGCTTATCTTATGCCATAGATGATCCGTGGATTACTCTGCATAATAAAAATGAGGGAGCTATAGAATTTACCAATCTGCTTTTCATTCCTTCAAGCAAAACATTTGATTTATTCCATCCTGATCGCAAAAGGCGTGTAAAATTATATATAAAAAGAGTATTTATTTCCGATGAGAATATAGATTTAATCCCGTCATATTTAAGGTTTTTACGAGGGGTAGTCGATTCAGAAGACTTACCGCTGAATATTAGCCGTGAGTCATTGCAACATAATAGTGTACTTGAGAAAATCAAGAATGCTATTACAAAAAGAGTGCTTTCAGAGCTTAGAAAAAAGAAAGAGGAATCACCTGAAGAATATAATAAGTTTTGGGCTAATTTCGGTGGTGCTTTAAAAGAGGGTTTATGTGAGGCTACTACCGACCATGAAAAATTATTAGAGGTATGCATATTCAGAAGTGCCTTGCATAATAAAATGATTAGCCTTGACGAATATATAGCAAATTTTAAAGAAGGGCAGAATATATATTATTTAAGCGGGGATAATCCCGATAAATTACTTTCAAGCCCACAAATCGAAGGACTACTTAGTAAAAATATCGATGTATTACTTTTTACCGATACAGTGGATGATTTTTGGGTAAATGTTAATAGCGAATATAAAGGACATGCTATTAAATCAGCAACAAGAAGCGATATCGATGTAGAGCAAACTACTTCACAATCTGAGGAGAAAAATGCAGATAGTAAAAAATCCGATGATGAATATAAATCGCTAACCGATTATTTTAAAGAGACGCTTGGGGAGTTAGTAAAAGAAGTTAAGATCTCTAAAAAACTAACCTCAAGCCCTGCTTGTCTTGCCGTTAGTGATGCTGCTATGGATATTCGTATGGAAAGGTTTTTAATAGAGCAGAAGCAAATAGCTGCTGCATCCGCTAAAAATTTAGAGCTAAATCCTAAAAATAAAATCATAGAGAAAATCTTTAACGATTTAAAAGCGAATAATAAAAATAATGAAGAATTGGTTAATCTAATATTTGATCAAGCCTGTATTTTAGAGGGCGAACCCATCGCCGATACAGGTGCATTTTCAAAGAGATTAAACGATATTGTACAAAAAGCTATATTATAA
- a CDS encoding uracil-DNA glycosylase family protein, translating to MNNTLKWLSAIGVEYYCSEHPPKLKVCNNTELTEKPQVKLMSTKETAFNMNDKVHDNITLARSLADKANNIEELKESLLNFNGCELKKFATNTVFGDGNLEAKIMLIGEAPGSTEDLKGIPFCGESGNLLDNMLHAIGISRKNNAYITNTVFWRPPANRQPTLEEVDICRPFVEKHIALINPKLIILVGSTAATSLLGKNSGITKIRQEYYFYTNKYLSAPIQTTAIFHPAYLLRQPMQKRTSWYDLLKIKEYLVNNRLLT from the coding sequence ATGAATAATACGCTTAAATGGTTAAGTGCAATCGGTGTTGAATATTACTGCTCCGAACACCCGCCGAAATTAAAGGTATGTAATAATACTGAACTAACTGAAAAGCCACAAGTAAAACTTATGTCTACAAAAGAAACTGCATTCAATATGAATGATAAAGTTCACGATAATATAACCCTAGCAAGATCTCTTGCCGATAAAGCTAATAATATCGAAGAATTAAAAGAATCTCTACTAAATTTTAATGGTTGTGAACTTAAGAAATTTGCTACTAATACGGTTTTCGGTGATGGTAATTTGGAAGCTAAAATTATGTTAATAGGCGAAGCTCCCGGAAGTACTGAGGATTTGAAAGGAATACCTTTTTGCGGCGAAAGCGGCAATTTACTTGATAATATGCTGCACGCTATAGGAATTTCACGGAAAAATAACGCTTATATTACTAATACGGTATTTTGGCGTCCTCCCGCTAATAGACAGCCGACGCTCGAAGAAGTCGATATTTGTAGACCTTTTGTTGAGAAGCATATTGCTCTAATTAATCCCAAGCTAATTATTCTAGTCGGTAGCACGGCTGCAACTAGCTTACTTGGAAAAAATTCGGGTATTACTAAAATTAGACAAGAATATTATTTTTATACCAATAAATATCTGTCCGCTCCTATTCAAACTACTGCAATCTTCCACCCCGCTTATTTATTACGCCAACCTATGCAAAAACGCACCTCTTGGTATGATTTACTAAAGATTAAGGAGTATTTGGTAAATAATAGACTTCTTACATAA
- the hemA gene encoding 5-aminolevulinate synthase: protein MSYYDTIFSKHIDKIKSEGRYREFKALKRQADNFPFAEHANKQIVMWCINDYLGMSKHAKVMQASIDALLKYGVGSGGTRNIGGNNIAILKLEKELADLHKKQAALVFTSGFVANDTTLASLAKIMPDIVFFSDELNHASIIAGITSSRAEKYIYIHLDVKHLEELLQSVDINRPKIIVFESAYSMDGFFSPIKDIINLAKKYNALTFIDEVHTVGLYGKQGGGIAELLNCSDQIDIIQGTLAKAYGTIGGYITSNHNLVDAIRLTAPGFIFTTSLPPVISTAATHSIRHLKESNEERIKHQEVVIKLKNSFENFNIPYLKNESHIVPIIIGDPIKAAKASNMLLNEYGIYVQHINFPTVPRGTERLRIIPTPAHTDKMINDLSIALVHIFAELDIELSSTKELNEEVRLNLIA, encoded by the coding sequence ATGTCTTATTACGATACTATATTTAGCAAACATATAGACAAAATTAAGAGCGAAGGAAGATATCGAGAATTTAAAGCCTTAAAAAGACAAGCCGATAATTTTCCTTTTGCAGAACACGCTAATAAACAAATAGTTATGTGGTGCATTAATGACTATTTGGGTATGAGTAAACATGCAAAAGTAATGCAAGCTTCTATAGATGCCTTGCTAAAATACGGTGTTGGATCAGGCGGAACTCGCAATATCGGCGGTAATAATATTGCCATTCTTAAGCTTGAAAAAGAACTTGCAGATTTACACAAAAAGCAAGCAGCTTTAGTTTTTACATCCGGTTTTGTTGCAAATGATACAACGCTTGCAAGTCTTGCTAAAATCATGCCGGATATAGTATTTTTCTCCGATGAACTAAATCATGCTTCAATAATTGCAGGAATTACAAGTTCAAGAGCCGAGAAATATATATATATACATTTAGACGTTAAGCATCTAGAAGAGCTTTTACAATCAGTCGATATTAATAGACCGAAAATTATTGTTTTTGAATCGGCTTACTCTATGGACGGTTTTTTCTCACCTATCAAAGATATAATCAACTTAGCCAAAAAATATAATGCTTTAACCTTTATCGATGAAGTTCATACGGTCGGTTTATACGGTAAACAGGGTGGTGGTATTGCAGAGCTTCTTAATTGTAGCGATCAAATCGATATTATTCAAGGTACACTTGCCAAAGCATATGGCACTATCGGTGGTTATATCACTAGCAACCATAATTTAGTCGATGCTATAAGGCTAACCGCTCCAGGATTTATTTTCACTACTTCATTACCGCCGGTAATTTCTACCGCTGCAACGCATAGTATTAGACATCTTAAAGAATCGAATGAAGAACGAATAAAACATCAAGAAGTAGTTATAAAACTTAAAAATTCTTTTGAAAATTTTAATATACCTTATTTGAAAAATGAAAGTCATATAGTGCCGATAATTATTGGTGATCCGATTAAAGCGGCGAAAGCCTCAAATATGCTCCTTAATGAATACGGTATTTACGTTCAACATATCAATTTTCCAACCGTACCGAGAGGTACGGAACGCCTCCGAATCATCCCGACTCCAGCCCATACCGATAAAATGATCAATGATTTATCTATAGCCTTAGTGCATATATTTGCCGAACTTGATATAGAATTATCTTCTACTAAAGAACTTAACGAAGAAGTGCGTTTGAATCTTATTGCTTAA
- a CDS encoding DNA-binding protein yields the protein MEKFTDYLKEKLQNEKILAGYINEALEQYFVDHNKELFLATLKEAIIARGGIAKISKEAHINRQHIYKMLSSKGNTSFGNIGSLLNALGLQLKSRSMCVLN from the coding sequence ATGGAAAAGTTTACAGATTATTTAAAAGAAAAATTGCAAAATGAGAAAATATTAGCAGGGTATATTAATGAAGCGTTAGAGCAATATTTCGTGGATCATAATAAAGAGCTATTTTTGGCTACTTTAAAAGAAGCCATTATAGCAAGGGGAGGTATAGCAAAGATCTCTAAAGAAGCTCATATAAATAGACAACATATATATAAAATGTTATCTAGCAAAGGTAATACAAGTTTCGGCAATATAGGATCTTTATTAAACGCTTTAGGCTTGCAGTTGAAAAGTAGAAGCATGTGCGTTTTAAACTAA
- a CDS encoding MFS transporter translates to MLGYEKEQRSLTKEQKQAVGLLSVGTLLEYFDLMLYVHMSVLLNELFFPKADAYATSLYSIAALCATFIFRPLGALVFGYLGDTYGRKTTVVITTMMMATSCIVMVLLPTYNEIGITTSIIIILCRIVQGMSSMGEVIGTEVYLTEFTKPPIQYPIVALATVFATVGTFAALGVATIVTSYGFNWRYAFGIGAIIAVVGTLARTALRETPEFANAKLKLLKTFEKANRDIKVLENNPIWKEKINKKTAIALFIMDCA, encoded by the coding sequence ATGCTAGGCTACGAAAAAGAACAAAGAAGTTTGACAAAAGAACAGAAACAAGCTGTAGGGTTGTTATCTGTAGGAACCTTATTGGAATATTTTGATCTTATGCTTTATGTCCATATGTCCGTACTTCTTAATGAGCTTTTTTTTCCAAAAGCTGATGCTTATGCTACTTCGCTTTACTCTATAGCAGCTTTATGTGCTACTTTTATCTTTAGACCGCTCGGGGCTCTCGTTTTCGGATATTTAGGCGATACATATGGGCGAAAAACTACAGTAGTTATAACAACTATGATGATGGCTACTTCGTGCATAGTAATGGTATTACTTCCTACTTACAATGAAATTGGTATAACAACTTCTATTATAATAATATTATGTAGAATTGTTCAAGGTATGTCCTCAATGGGAGAAGTAATAGGAACAGAAGTTTATTTAACCGAGTTTACTAAGCCTCCAATACAATACCCTATTGTAGCCTTAGCTACGGTTTTCGCTACTGTAGGAACTTTCGCAGCTTTAGGGGTTGCTACTATTGTTACTTCTTATGGCTTTAATTGGCGTTATGCATTTGGTATCGGTGCAATTATTGCCGTTGTAGGAACATTAGCAAGAACCGCATTACGAGAAACTCCTGAATTTGCTAATGCAAAGCTTAAATTACTTAAAACTTTTGAAAAAGCTAATAGGGATATAAAAGTATTAGAAAATAATCCTATTTGGAAAGAAAAAATTAATAAAAAGACAGCAATAGCTCTATTTATAATGGATTGTGCATGA
- the tig gene encoding trigger factor, translated as MGITVLKNEGLDFHARISTPLSEIDDDIQKELLDLTKKVKIAGFRAGKVPISIVKKKYGTSVRNDIIERRINHSVNHVIKEHNLNIIGRPKIEELQNEPDKALEFTVKIELLPKITIPDLKKISLDCPKLEVNSKDVEEQLEKLATLTKSYTKESKAKIKDGDQVTIDAIGYIKDEAFEGGKLNDFKVVIGSNALIPGFEKQLIGSKTGSEVDVNVTFPENYHAKDLAGKDARFAVQIKAVHTAEPTVIDEEFAKKFQSNSLEELRTHFAKQIENESEEAINTIMKMNLFDKLEKLLDFDVPESLLEQEKNILKSETDKNDQEESLLKDKSPKEITDYYNKLALRRVRIGLLLAEYAKSKNLQLEPDDLRKVIMQQARNFPGQENMIFDFYKNNPRAIEGLKGPALEDKAVQYIFNNEIKLKEKKYTKEELEKYLEAEEQRITLI; from the coding sequence ATGGGAATTACCGTATTAAAAAACGAGGGATTGGATTTTCATGCAAGAATCTCTACTCCTTTAAGTGAGATAGATGACGATATTCAAAAAGAATTACTTGATTTAACCAAAAAAGTTAAAATAGCAGGTTTTAGAGCCGGTAAAGTACCGATTTCAATTGTTAAGAAAAAATACGGTACTTCCGTCAGGAATGATATAATAGAAAGAAGAATTAACCATTCGGTAAATCACGTTATTAAAGAACATAATCTAAATATAATCGGTAGACCCAAAATTGAAGAATTGCAAAACGAACCCGATAAAGCTTTAGAATTTACCGTAAAAATAGAGCTATTACCTAAAATTACTATTCCAGATTTAAAGAAAATCTCACTAGATTGTCCAAAATTAGAAGTAAACTCTAAAGATGTTGAAGAACAACTAGAAAAACTTGCCACATTAACAAAAAGCTATACCAAAGAAAGTAAAGCAAAAATAAAAGACGGAGATCAGGTTACTATTGATGCAATCGGGTACATCAAGGATGAAGCTTTTGAAGGCGGTAAATTAAATGATTTTAAGGTAGTAATAGGTAGTAATGCACTTATTCCAGGTTTTGAGAAACAATTAATAGGTTCTAAAACAGGTAGTGAAGTAGATGTTAATGTTACTTTTCCTGAAAATTACCATGCTAAAGATTTAGCAGGTAAAGATGCTCGTTTTGCAGTACAAATTAAAGCAGTACATACTGCAGAACCTACCGTTATTGATGAGGAGTTTGCTAAAAAATTCCAAAGTAATAGCCTTGAAGAATTGCGTACACATTTTGCTAAACAAATAGAAAACGAATCGGAAGAAGCTATTAATACTATAATGAAAATGAACTTATTTGATAAGTTAGAAAAATTGTTAGATTTTGACGTACCGGAATCTTTATTAGAGCAAGAAAAAAATATTCTAAAGTCCGAAACCGATAAAAATGACCAAGAAGAATCATTATTAAAAGATAAATCCCCTAAAGAAATAACAGATTATTATAATAAATTAGCCCTACGCCGTGTGCGAATAGGCTTATTACTTGCTGAATACGCAAAATCTAAAAATTTGCAATTAGAGCCTGATGATTTAAGAAAAGTTATTATGCAACAAGCACGTAATTTTCCTGGGCAGGAAAATATGATATTTGATTTTTATAAAAATAATCCTAGAGCAATTGAAGGGCTTAAAGGTCCTGCCTTAGAAGATAAAGCTGTACAATATATATTTAATAACGAAATAAAGCTTAAGGAAAAGAAATATACTAAGGAAGAGCTAGAGAAATATCTAGAGGCAGAAGAGCAACGTATTACTTTGATTTAA
- a CDS encoding citrate synthase encodes MTNENNNDSEFAELKIRGKIFKLPIFKASIGEDVIDISRVSSEADCFTYDPGFMSTASCQSTITYIDGDKGILRHRGYDIKDLAEKSDFLEVAYLLIYGELPSIEQYNNFTKQVAHHSLVNERLHYLFQTFCSSSHPMAIMLVAVGSLSAFYPDLLNFKEVDYELTAIRMIAKIPTIAAMSYKYSIGQPFIYPDNSLDFTENFLHMMFATPCTKYKVNPIIKNALNKIFILHADHEQNASTSTVRIAGSSGANPFACVSTGIASLWGPAHGGANEAVINMLKEIGSSENILKYIAKAKDKNDPFRLMGFGHRVYKNYDPRAAVLKETCKEVLKELGQLENNPLLQIAIELEAIALKDEYFIERKLYPNVDFYSGIIYKAMGIPSQMFTVLFAIARTVGWMAQWKEMHEDPEQKISRPRQLYTGYVHREYKSIGER; translated from the coding sequence ATGACCAATGAAAATAATAATGATTCAGAATTTGCCGAATTAAAAATCAGAGGAAAAATATTTAAATTACCTATATTTAAAGCAAGTATCGGTGAGGATGTAATCGATATAAGTAGGGTATCTTCGGAAGCCGATTGTTTTACTTATGACCCGGGTTTTATGTCTACTGCTTCTTGTCAGTCTACTATCACTTATATAGACGGTGATAAAGGAATCTTGCGACATCGAGGATATGACATTAAAGATTTAGCCGAGAAAAGTGATTTTTTAGAAGTGGCATATTTGCTAATCTATGGAGAATTACCAAGCATCGAGCAGTATAATAATTTCACTAAACAGGTTGCTCATCATTCATTAGTGAATGAAAGATTACACTATTTATTTCAAACCTTTTGTAGCTCTTCTCATCCTATGGCTATTATGCTTGTGGCCGTTGGTTCTCTTTCGGCATTTTATCCTGATTTACTGAATTTTAAAGAAGTAGACTACGAACTTACCGCTATTAGAATGATTGCTAAGATACCAACTATCGCCGCAATGTCTTATAAATATTCTATAGGGCAACCGTTTATTTATCCTGATAATTCGTTAGATTTTACTGAAAATTTTCTGCATATGATGTTTGCAACGCCTTGTACAAAATATAAAGTAAATCCAATAATAAAAAATGCTCTTAATAAAATATTTATTCTGCATGCTGACCACGAGCAGAACGCTTCTACTTCAACAGTCCGAATTGCCGGCTCATCCGGGGCTAACCCTTTTGCTTGCGTAAGTACAGGGATTGCCTCACTTTGGGGGCCTGCTCACGGCGGAGCTAATGAAGCGGTGATAAATATGCTTAAAGAAATCGGCAGTTCTGAGAATATCCTTAAATATATAGCTAAAGCTAAGGATAAAAATGATCCGTTTAGGTTAATGGGCTTTGGTCATCGCGTCTATAAAAACTATGACCCGCGTGCCGCGGTACTTAAAGAAACCTGCAAAGAAGTATTAAAGGAACTCGGACAGCTAGAAAACAACCCACTCCTGCAAATAGCAATAGAACTTGAAGCTATCGCTCTTAAAGATGAATATTTTATTGAGAGAAAATTATATCCAAATGTTGATTTTTATTCAGGTATTATCTATAAAGCTATGGGTATACCGTCGCAAATGTTCACGGTACTTTTTGCAATAGCAAGAACCGTAGGCTGGATGGCACAATGGAAAGAAATGCACGAAGACCCTGAACAAAAAATCAGCAGACCTAGACAGCTTTACACCGGTTATGTACATAGAGAGTATAAGAGTATCGGGGAGAGGTAA
- a CDS encoding RluA family pseudouridine synthase translates to MLTYNVPNELNNIRLDKALSQLLENVSRNQIQKAIKDSQVLVNDVIISDPDVLVKENDVILFSFKEPEELKIAAANIALDIIYEDDDLIVINKAAGMTVHPGAGHYDDTLVNALLYHTKNLSDIGSAERPGIVHRLDKDTTGLMVVAKNNKAHMLLANQIEQRQVIRKYKALVWGVINPLEGLIKNNIGRSRVDRQKMTILKYGSKEAVTHYKTLELFHKGTISMVECKLSTGRTHQIRVQLSHLKHSVVGDQTYGNNDRKIAHSPPELKAKLIDFKRQALHSWYLSFTHPTSNKIMEFSCKLPRDIQKIIEI, encoded by the coding sequence ATGTTAACATATAATGTACCAAACGAACTAAATAATATAAGACTCGATAAAGCTTTGTCACAACTTCTTGAAAATGTTTCTAGAAACCAAATCCAAAAAGCTATTAAAGATTCGCAAGTACTAGTTAATGATGTAATTATTTCTGATCCTGATGTTTTGGTCAAGGAGAATGATGTTATATTATTTTCTTTTAAAGAACCTGAAGAGCTAAAAATTGCAGCAGCAAATATAGCACTTGATATAATTTACGAAGATGATGATTTGATAGTAATTAACAAAGCTGCAGGTATGACGGTACACCCAGGGGCAGGACATTATGACGATACGCTTGTTAATGCATTACTTTATCATACGAAGAATCTATCGGATATAGGTTCAGCAGAAAGACCCGGGATAGTGCATCGTTTGGATAAGGATACTACGGGCTTAATGGTAGTTGCTAAAAATAATAAAGCACATATGTTGCTTGCAAATCAGATAGAGCAAAGGCAGGTAATACGGAAATATAAAGCGTTAGTTTGGGGAGTAATTAATCCGCTAGAAGGACTCATTAAGAATAATATCGGTCGCAGTAGAGTAGACCGCCAAAAAATGACCATATTAAAATATGGCAGTAAAGAAGCCGTGACACATTATAAAACTCTAGAATTGTTTCACAAAGGTACTATTAGCATGGTAGAATGCAAGCTTAGTACCGGTAGGACTCATCAAATTAGGGTACAGCTAAGCCATTTAAAGCATTCCGTAGTTGGTGATCAAACTTATGGTAATAACGACCGAAAAATTGCTCATTCTCCTCCTGAATTAAAAGCAAAATTAATTGATTTTAAACGCCAAGCCCTGCATTCTTGGTATTTAAGCTTTACTCATCCGACTAGTAATAAAATTATGGAATTTTCTTGTAAGTTGCCAAGGGATATACAAAAAATTATAGAAATATAA